In a single window of the Desulfuromonas sp. TF genome:
- a CDS encoding DUF2905 domain-containing protein translates to MHPGKILIILGLLLIIAGVLFLHGGKIPFIGRLPGDIRIERGNFTFFFPLGSCLLLSILLSLILWLFRR, encoded by the coding sequence GTGCATCCGGGCAAGATTCTCATCATCCTCGGTCTGCTGCTGATCATAGCCGGGGTTCTGTTTCTCCACGGCGGTAAGATCCCATTTATCGGCCGTCTGCCCGGCGACATCCGCATCGAGCGGGGAAATTTCACCTTTTTCTTTCCCTTGGGCTCCTGCCTGCTTCTTTCGATTCTGCTCTCTCTTATCCTCTGGCTCTTCCGCCGCTGA
- a CDS encoding epoxyqueuosine reductase QueH, translating into MNVLLHICCANCAIYPVKVLRERNFGVTGLFYNPNIHPYQEFRKRIEAVREYASQVELEILFREEYLMEQFLSRVAQDSRNRCDYCYRSRLEETARTASKNGFEAFSTTLLYSRYQQHEPIREFGEDLARQYGITFLYRDFRQGWREGIDTSKAMGLYRQQYCGCIYSEMERYCPQSRN; encoded by the coding sequence ATGAACGTTCTTCTCCATATCTGTTGCGCCAACTGTGCCATTTATCCGGTAAAAGTTCTTCGCGAGAGAAACTTCGGGGTGACTGGCCTCTTCTATAACCCGAATATTCATCCCTATCAGGAATTTCGTAAACGAATCGAGGCTGTTCGGGAATATGCCTCCCAAGTGGAGTTGGAAATCCTCTTTCGGGAGGAATACCTGATGGAGCAATTTCTCTCCCGGGTCGCTCAGGACTCCCGCAACCGATGCGACTACTGCTACCGGTCCCGTTTGGAAGAAACCGCCAGAACGGCATCGAAAAACGGATTCGAAGCATTTTCCACGACCCTGCTTTATTCCCGCTATCAGCAGCATGAACCGATTCGGGAGTTCGGAGAGGACCTGGCCCGGCAGTACGGAATCACCTTTCTCTATCGGGACTTCCGACAAGGCTGGCGCGAAGGGATCGACACCTCCAAGGCCATGGGACTCTATCGCCAGCAGTACTGCGGATGTATCTACTCGGAAATGGAACGCTATTGTCCCCAGAGCAGAAACTGA